A genomic stretch from Theobroma cacao cultivar B97-61/B2 chromosome 4, Criollo_cocoa_genome_V2, whole genome shotgun sequence includes:
- the LOC18601740 gene encoding cytochrome P450 85A, with the protein MALFMVILGLFVLVLCICTALLRWNEMRYRKKGLPPGTMGWPVFGETTEFLKQGPNFMKNQRARFGSFFKSHILACPTVVSMDPELNRYILMNEAKGLVPGYPQSMLDILGKCNIAAVHGSTHKQMRGTLLALISPTMIREQLLPKIDEFMRTFLSNWENKVINIQEKTKEMAFLSSLKQIASAESGSVAQEFMPEFFKLVLGTLSLPIDLPGTNYCRGLQARKNIVRILGQLIAERRASEESHKDMLGYLMKKDDSNRYKLSDDEIIDQIITILYSGYETVSTTSMMAVKYLHDHPRVLEELRKEHMALRDRKRPEDPIEWNDLKSMRFTRAVIFETSRLATIVNGVLRKTTQEMELNGFVIPKGWRIYVYTREINYDPFLYPDPLAFNPWRWMDKSLESQSYFLIFGGGTRQCPGKELGIAEISTFLHYFVTRYRWEEVGGEKLMKFPRVEAPNGLHIRVSSY; encoded by the exons ATGGCTCTTTTCATGGTGATTCTTGGGTTGTTTGTCTTGGTCCTCTGTATCTGCACTGCTCTGTTGAGATGGAATGAGATGAGATACAGGAAGAAAGGTCTGCCCCCAGGTACAATGGGTTGGCCAGTCTTTGGAGAAACCACTGAATTTCTCAAGCAAGGTCCAAACTTCATGAAAAACCAAAGGGCAAG GTTTGGCAGTTTTTTCAAATCCCATATACTGGCGTGCCCTACTGTTGTTTCCATGGATCCAGAGCTCAACAGATACATCCTCATGAATGAAGCAAAAGGTCTTGTTCCTGGCTACCCACAGTCCATGCTGGATATCCTAGGAAAATGCAACATTGCAGCTGTCCATGGCTCCACTCATAAGCAAATGAGAGGAACTCTGCTTGCCCTCATTAGCCCCACTATGATCAGAGAACAACTTTTGCCAAAAATAGATGAATTCATGAGAACTTTCCTCAGCAATTGGGAAAACAAAGTCATTAACATACAAGAAAAGACCAAAGAG ATGGCATTTCTGTCATCACTTAAGCAAATTGCCAGTGCTGAGTCCGGGTCAGTGGCTCAAGAATTCATGCCTGAGTTCTTTAAACTGGTTTTAGGGACCTTGTCACTTCCGATTGATCTTCCTGGCACAAATTATTGCCGCGGATTGCAG GCGAGGAAAAATATTGTAAGAATATTAGGACAACTGATAGCAGAGAGAAGAGCTTCTGAAGAATCCCACAAGGACATGCTTGGCTACTTGATGAAAAAAGATGACAGTAATAGATACAAACTAAGTGATGATGAGATCATTGATCAAATAATCACAATTTTGTATTCTGGTTATGAGACAGTTTCGACTACTTCAATGATGGCTGTCAAGTATCTCCATGATCATCCAAGAGTTCTTGAAGAGCTAAGA AAAGAACATATGGCACTTAGAGACAGAAAAAGGCCAGAGGATCCAATTGAATGGAATGACCTTAAGTCAATGAGGTTTACTAGAGCG GTGATTTTTGAGACTTCAAGATTAGCTACAATTGTTAATGGAGTTCTCAGGAAAACTACTCAAGAAATGGAACTGAATG GATTTGTGATTCCTAAAGGCTGGAGGATTTATGTTTATACAAGAGAGATAAACTATGACCCTTTTCTATATCCTGATCCATTAGCCTTCAATCCATGGAGATGGATG GACAAGAGCTTGGAATCTCAAAGTTACTTCCTGATATTCGGAGGAGGCACCAGGCAGTGTCCCGGAAAGGAACTAGGAATTGCAGAAATTTCTACTTTCCTTCACTATTTTGTAACTAGATACAG ATGGGAAGAAGTTGGGggagaaaaattgatgaaatttcCAAGAGTTGAAGCACCAAATGGACTACACATTAGAGTCTCATCTTACTGA
- the LOC18601741 gene encoding proline-rich protein 3, with amino-acid sequence MSMALTTFSFTISFILFSFMLVIASASDYSYGTKPELLYKPKSDVKEKPLPIGIEGLILCKSGPKRLIPIKGAVARITCLAVDEHGYETAPFSILSKATDSKGYYFATLFPHELSNKLKLTECKAFLEKSPLENCKVATDVNKGISGAPLSYCRLLNNNKMKLYSVPPFIYTSQPKPISPGY; translated from the exons ATGTCAATGGCTCTCACCACTTTCTCCTTCACCATCTCTTTCATTCTGTTCTCGTTTATGCTTGTTATTGCTTCTGCTAGTGATTATAGCTATGGTACAAAGCCAGAACTACTTTACAAACCAAAGTCAGATGTGAAAGAAAAGCCTCTCCCCATTGGCATTGAAGGGCTTATTCTATGCAAATCAGGCCCCAAAAGATTAATCCCGATTAAAG GAGCTGTTGCTAGAATAACATGTCTAGCTGTCGATGAGCATGGTTATGAGACAGCACCTTTCTCCATCTTGAGCAAAGCAACAGATTCAAAGGGTTATTACTTTGCAACTTTATTCCCTCATGAACTCAGTAACAAGCTGAAGCTCACAGAATGCAAGGCATTCCTGGAAAAATCTCCATTAGAAAATTGTAAAGTTGCAACCGATGTTAACAAAGGAATAAGTGGTGCTCCCCTTTCTTATTGCCGCCTGCTCAACAACAATAAGATGAAGTTGTATTCAGTGCCACCTTTCATCTACACTTCACAACCCAAACCAATCTCTCCCGGTTATTAA
- the LOC18601742 gene encoding UDP-arabinopyranose mutase 1 produces the protein MAEPATATQAAAPAVPQLKDELDIVIPTIRNLDFLEMWRPFFEPYHLIIVQDGDPSKIIKVPDGFDYELYNRNDINRILGPKASCISFKDSACRCFGYMVSKKKYIYTIDDDCFVAKDPSGKAINALEQHIKNLLSPSTPFFFNTLYDPFREGADFVRGYPFSLREGVPTAVSHGLWLNIPDYDAPTQLVKPLERNTRYVDAVLTIPKGTLFPMCGMNLAFDRELIGPAMYFGLMGDGQPIGRYDDMWAGWCVKVICDHLGLGVKTGLPYIYHSKASNPFVNLRKEYKGIFWQEEIIPFFQQSVLPKDCTTVQKCYIELAKQVKEKLSKVDPYFDKLADAMVTWIEAWDELNPAGASLANGKAA, from the exons ATGGCTGAGCCTGCAACAGCAACCCAAGCAGCAGCACCAGCAGTACCTCAGCTGAAAGATGAGCTTGACATTGTTATACCAACTATAAGAAACTTGGACTTTCTTGAGATGTGGAGGCCATTTTTTGAGCCTTACCATCTCATCATTGTTCAAGATGGTGACCCTTCAAAGATTATCAAGGTCCCAGATGGCTTTGATTATGAACTTTACAACAGAAATGATATTAACAGGATTCTGGGTCCCAAGGCTTCTTGCATTTCCTTTAAGGACTCTGCTTGCCGTTGCTTTGGTTACATGGTCTCCAAGAAgaagtatatatataccattGATGATGACTGCTTT GTTGCTAAGGACCCATCTGGCAAAGCAATCAATGCACTTGAGCAGCACATCAAGAACCTGCTATCCCCATCCACCCCGTTCTTCTTCAACACTTTATATGACCCATTTAGAGAGGGTGCAGATTTTGTCCGTGGATACCCATTCAGTCTCCGTGAGGGTGTTCCAACTGCTGTTTCTCATGGCCTGTGGCTAAACATCCCAGATTATGATGCACCAACCCAACTTGTGAAGCCTCTTGAGAGGAACACCAG GTATGTGGATGCGGTTCTGACAATCCCAAAAGGCACCTTGTTCCCCATGTGTGGTATGAATTTGGCATTTGACCGTGAGTTGATTGGCCCTGCCATGTACTTCGGACTCATGGGTGATGGTCAGCCAATTGGACGCTATGATGATATGTGGGCTGGCTGGTGTGTCAAG GTTATATGTGACCATTTGGGATTGGGAGTCAAAACGGGTCTACCTTACATCTATCATAGCAAAGCAAGCAATCCATTTGTGAACCTAAGGAAGGAGTACAAGGGTATCTTCTGGCAGGAAGAGATCATCCCATTCTTCCAACAATCTGTCCTTCCAAAAGACTGCACCACTGTTCAAAAGTGCTACATTGAACTGGCTAAGCAGGTCAAGGAAAAGCTTAGCAAAGTTGATCCCTACTTTGACAAGCTGGCTGATGCCATGGTAACATGGATTGAAGCCTGGGATGAGCTCAACCCTGCTGGAGCTTCTTTGGCAAATGGCAAAGCAGCGTAG